ATTCTCTTTCAATCTCATTATCATTCTCGCCGTGCCCTCTAATGCATCGAACGTCATCGGAAGAGTGATATCGAGTCTGTAGTGAAGCATGTCGAACGGCTGCGGACCTTCGTAGGCATCAATCCCGCGAACCGATGAAAGGGTGAGGCGCTGTTCAGGGGCGATGAATCGTCCTTCTTTCTCAAATGCAAATTGCTGCGATTGACCAACCGTTGACAACGAAAAGCAAGCCACCAAGACATAAAGCCGCCAAGAATTGCATTTACGAAAAACTTTTCGCGACTTCGTGTTGTCGGGCTTTCCTTTTATTAAGCTATCCAACCGAATCACTCATCCTCCGATAAAAAGCCTTGCCATTCGCGACTAACAATCCTGCAAGGACGCATGCGGCGCCAATAAACACATTCGTCTCCAGTTCTTCTCCTAACACAACGGCTCCAAGAATTACTGCAACAACAGGCGTAATGAAGCTGATCAACGACAAATACACAGCTTCGACTCGCTTCAACAGCCAGAAATACGCGACAAATACAAGCACGGAACCGATTGTGGAAAGATAGATGATTGACCCAATTGCCGCTGTGTCCCACACAATACTTGCATGCGATTCAACTGCAAAACTCAGTCCGATTAGCGCCGCGCCGCTCCAGAACATCCCGACAAGGTTCACGGCAAACGGGTTTAAAGGCTGGCCCAGCTTCTTCACCAGCACGAGACAGTAAGCCTGCATAAGTGAATTCGCCAGAATCAATCCCATCGCAATTACCGAACGGGGCTCAGATACATGAATGTCGCCGGCAAATATCACCACAATGCCGATGAAGCCGAGGACTATTCCCGATACTTTGAACAAATTGAGACTCTCGCTTTTCAGCATAATCTGGGAGAAGATGGCAACAAAGAACGGATACGCCGCGAACAAGATGCTCGCAAGTCCTGTTGCGATATGCTGTTGAGCCCAGTACACAAATGCAAACGGAAGAGTGTATGCGAAAAAGATCAGAACCAGATAAACCTTCCTCGCGTCGGCAGTCATCGGTACTTCGATGTTCCTGGTTCGTACAATTGCAAACAGGAGAACGGAGGCAATCGAGAAGCGGAGACCGGCACCGAGAAACGGGGGAATGCTGGTTAGCCCGATCTTGATGGCAAGCCACGTCGATCCCCACACAAGGCAAGCAGTGACGAAGGCGAGATAGATTTTTATTCTTTCGGAGTTCAGAAGATGACGCCGTATTGTTATCAGATTGTGAAAGCAAGTTACGAAGAATGTGCGACCGAGGAAAGGGATTTGTTGATTGGGTCTGAGATTAAGGATATATTTTGCCACGCATTTGTTTTCAGCATCGTATGGAGAACCAGATGAGTTCCCTCTTTGACGTCGCGACAAAACGTTCGCTCAATTACCTCCAATCAATACAAACCCGAAATGTCGGGCCGACAGCGGAAGCTATTGCGAATCTGAAGCTGTTCGATGAACCGCTGCCTGAAAATCCTACGGAAGCGGAGAAGGTTCTGCAGCAACTCGATGAGATCGGTTCGCCGGCAACAATGGGAATTGCCGGACCCCGGTTCTTTGGGTTTGTCATTGGCGGATCGCTGCCTGTTTCTCTCGCTGCCAACTGGCTTGCAGGCGCGTGGGATCAGAACACGGGACTCTTCAACATCACACCCACAACTGCCTATCTGGAGCAAGTTGCCCTCAGGTGGCTTGTGGATATCCTGAAGCTGCCGCCCGAAACAGGATGTGGTTTTGTCACAGGGGCAACTGTTGCAAATTTTTCGTGCCTCGCGGCGGCACGTCATTCTGTCCTCAAGCAAGCAGGATGGAATATTGAAGCAGACGGGTTATTCGGTGCCCCGCCTGTCACAGTCGCAATCGGCGCCGAGGCACATCCTACCCTCATCAAATCGTTGGGCTTGCTTGGACTCGGAAGGAATAGAGTCGTCAAGCTCCCCGTGGATGATCAGGGACGAATGGTTGCCGCGGCTTTGCCGGATTTGTCAGTCCCGGCAATCATCTGCGCGCAAGTCGGCAACGTGAATACCGGAGCGTGCGACCCGGTGGATATGATTTGCGAACGTGCAAGGAAGTCCGGGGCGTGGGTACATATCGACGGAGCATTCGGTTTGTGGGCAGCAGCGGCTCCCACACGGGCACATCTTGTTCCGGGAATCGAGAAAGCAGATTCGTGGGCAACCGATGCTCACAAATGGTTGAACGTGCCGTACGACTGCGGCATTGCTTTCGTTCGCGACAAAGAGGCTCTCCGTGCGGCAATGGCCATCACTGCTGAATACTTGCCAACCGAAACAGAGCATAGAAATCCCTCCGACTACACGCCTGAATTGTCGCGTCGTGCACGCGGCGTTGAGGTTTGGGCGGT
The genomic region above belongs to Bacteroidota bacterium and contains:
- a CDS encoding EamA family transporter, producing MAKYILNLRPNQQIPFLGRTFFVTCFHNLITIRRHLLNSERIKIYLAFVTACLVWGSTWLAIKIGLTSIPPFLGAGLRFSIASVLLFAIVRTRNIEVPMTADARKVYLVLIFFAYTLPFAFVYWAQQHIATGLASILFAAYPFFVAIFSQIMLKSESLNLFKVSGIVLGFIGIVVIFAGDIHVSEPRSVIAMGLILANSLMQAYCLVLVKKLGQPLNPFAVNLVGMFWSGAALIGLSFAVESHASIVWDTAAIGSIIYLSTIGSVLVFVAYFWLLKRVEAVYLSLISFITPVVAVILGAVVLGEELETNVFIGAACVLAGLLVANGKAFYRRMSDSVG
- a CDS encoding aspartate aminotransferase family protein, with product MSSLFDVATKRSLNYLQSIQTRNVGPTAEAIANLKLFDEPLPENPTEAEKVLQQLDEIGSPATMGIAGPRFFGFVIGGSLPVSLAANWLAGAWDQNTGLFNITPTTAYLEQVALRWLVDILKLPPETGCGFVTGATVANFSCLAAARHSVLKQAGWNIEADGLFGAPPVTVAIGAEAHPTLIKSLGLLGLGRNRVVKLPVDDQGRMVAAALPDLSVPAIICAQVGNVNTGACDPVDMICERARKSGAWVHIDGAFGLWAAAAPTRAHLVPGIEKADSWATDAHKWLNVPYDCGIAFVRDKEALRAAMAITAEYLPTETEHRNPSDYTPELSRRARGVEVWAVLRSLGRSGVAEMIERTCRHARRFADGFSKAGYEILNDVVLNQVLVSFGDPAKTNRIIEQIQQDGTCWCGGTVWQGKTAMRISVSSWATTDEDVEMSLVAMLRIAAGHM